The following coding sequences are from one Clostridioides difficile ATCC 9689 = DSM 1296 window:
- a CDS encoding S-ribosylhomocysteine lyase — MEKVESFKLDHTKVKAPFVRKCSVLDGVKGDKVTKFDLRFLQPNVESFGTAAMHGLEHLLATYLRDTLDGVIDLSPMGCRTGFYLILWGDVDAKTVKIGLEEALKKVLESDKMPAATAIECGNYRDLSLFGAKEYAKDVLDKGFSLNIYGE; from the coding sequence ATGGAAAAAGTAGAAAGTTTTAAGCTAGACCATACAAAAGTAAAAGCTCCTTTTGTAAGAAAGTGTAGTGTACTTGATGGAGTAAAGGGAGATAAAGTAACTAAATTTGACTTGAGATTTTTACAGCCAAATGTAGAAAGTTTTGGAACTGCTGCTATGCACGGTTTAGAGCATCTTTTAGCTACTTATTTAAGAGATACATTAGATGGTGTAATAGACTTATCTCCAATGGGATGTAGAACAGGATTTTATTTAATACTATGGGGAGATGTAGATGCCAAAACAGTTAAGATTGGTTTAGAAGAAGCATTAAAAAAAGTTCTTGAATCAGATAAAATGCCAGCAGCTACAGCTATAGAATGTGGAAACTACAGAGACTTATCTTTATTTGGGGCAAAGGAATATGCAAAAGATGTTTTAGATAAAGGATTTTCTTTAAATATATATGGAGAATAA